A single Cyprinus carpio isolate SPL01 chromosome A6, ASM1834038v1, whole genome shotgun sequence DNA region contains:
- the LOC109096712 gene encoding SUN domain-containing protein 2-like, with amino-acid sequence MSRRSTRFVSKGPSLPDDDAASTSSTGSTGHISYKESPTRIFKKRTGRKSTGSVSRNSSRASSVSQTLSGQRSEFTATENENGMPFATQGFSSGYSSAEEHYGQSTKSNLSSTQTVAEPAFVVWDVFHSPAQALVMFYWWLGSSWYSLTSRLSLINVFLLSRCTADMRKAILLVLLLIFLIFGIWYWFPFASRSPPHEVVSRAPSVKHTDRPVKEAFYDHQQHASLSHLKNEIASLHEKEANLMRDIELLKMESIQQKVKSEMMQTDLKSMNDQMRNAEAEHEQQISKLKSSISNLQSAQHLLKERVDAQDTLNSNLRAELSEWLIKHLKDPSSLESTIVLRPELQRALEDLEKRILDKLVHEKESSRDVWRTVGETLQQEGVGAATIQDVKEIVHRAISLYRADGIGMADYALESSGASVLNTRCSETYKTRSACLSLFGIPLWYHSESPRTVLQPELYPGKCWAFQGSEGFLVISLSYPVRITHVTLEHLPKELSPTGRIDSAPKDFAVYGMSNETEDGKLLGTFTYDQDGEPIQTFKLPEVSDAYSMTELRILSNWGHLEYTCVYRFRVHGEPSLA; translated from the exons ATGTCAAGGCGAAGCACAAGGTTTGTGTCCAAAGGGCCGTCCTTACCTGATGATGACGCAGCCAGCACGAGCTCCACTGGATCCACTGGTCACATCTCTTATAAAGAGAGCCCAACCAG GATCTTCAAGAAGAGGACCGGGCGCAAGAGCACAGGCAGTGTTTCCCGCAATTCAAGTCGCGCAAGCAGCGTGAGTCAGACACTTTCTGGGCAGCGCAGTGAATTCACTGCCACTGAGAATGAGAATG GCATGCCCTTTGCTACTCAAGGATTCTCCTCTGGATATTCCTCGGCTGAGGAGCATTACGGACAATCCACAAAATCAAACCTTA GTTCTACCCAGACTGTAGCTGAACCAGCCTTTGTCGTGTGGGACGTGTTTCACTCCCCAg CTCAGGCTCTGGTTATGTTCTACTGGTGGCTGGGAAGTTCATGGTACAGCCTGACCTCTCGACTGTCTCTGATCAATGTGTTTCTGCTCAGCAG ATGCACAGCAGATATGAGAAAGGCGATACTACTTGTCCTACTTCTCATCTTTCTCATTTTTG GAATATGGTACTGGTTCCCGTTTGCCTCTCGTTCTCCTCCTCATGAGGTTGTTTCCAGGGCTCCCTCTGTTAAACACACAGATAGACCAGTGAAAGAAGCTTTTTAT GATCATCAACAGCATGCCAGCCTGTCTCACTTGAAGAATGAGATCGCCAGCTTGCATGAAAAGGAGGCAAACCTGATG AGAGACATCGAACTGCTGAAGATGGAGAGCATTCAACAGAAGGTTAAATCTGAG ATGATGCAAACTGATCTGAAGTCTATGAATGATCAAATGAGGAA TGCTGAGGCTGAACACGAACAGCAGATTTCTAAACTGAAGTCCAGCATCTCAAACCTTCAGTCGGCCCAACACCTCCTCAAGGAAAGAGTTGATGCACAAGACACTCTCAACAGCAAC CTGAGAGCAGAGCTATCCGAATGGCTAATAAAACACCTGAAAGATCCAAGCTCATTGGAGTCCACCATAGTGCTCCGTCCTGAGCTGCAGAGGGCGCTGGAGGATCTGGAGAAACGGATACTAGACAAGCTAGTGCATGAGAAAGAGAGCAGCAGAGATGTCTGGAGGACCGTGGGAGAGACGCTGCAACAGGAAGGAGTCGGAGCCGCCACTAtacaa GATGTGAAAGAAATCGTCCACAGGGCAATAAgtctgtacagggcagatgggaTTGGAATGGCGGACTATGCCTTGGAGTCTTCTG gtgcCAGTGTGCTCAACACTCGTTGCTCAGAGACGTATAAGACCAGATCTGCGTGTCTGAGTTTATTCGGCATTCCTCTGTGGTATCATTCAGAAAGCCCTCGGACTGTTCTACAG CCGGAGCTGTATCCTGGGAAGTGTTGGGCATTCCAAGGCTCCGAGGGTTTTCTGGTAATCTCACTGTCTTACCCAGTAAGAATCACTCATGTGACACTCGAACACCTTCCCAAAGAGCTCTCACCGACGGGCCGCATTGACAGCGCGCCTAAGGATTTTGCTGTCTAT GGTATGTCTAATGAGACTGAAGATGGAAAGTTGCTCGGGACATTCACATATGATCAGGATGGAGAGCCCATTCAGACTTTCAAGCTTCCG GAAGTGTCAGACGCCTACAGCATGACTGAGCTGAGGATCTTGAGTAACTGGGGTCATCTGGAATACACCTGTGTGTATCGCTTCAGAGTCCACGGAGAGCCTTCTCTTGCCTGA
- the slc2a1b gene encoding solute carrier family 2, facilitated glucose transporter member 1 gives MEDGKQLTFPLMLTVGTAVIGSLQFGYNTGVINAPQKIIEAFYNQTWTDRHNENIPKTTMTTLWSLSVAIFSVGGIIGSFSVGLFVNRFGRRNSMLMANVLAFIAAALMGFSKMGASWEMLISGRFVVGLYSGLSTGFVPMYVGEVAPTALRGALGTLHQLGIVIGILMAQIFGMDAIMGNATMWPFLLGFTFIPALLQCCLLPFCPESPRFLLIIRNEEDKAKAVLKKLRGMTDVSADMQEMKEESRQMMREKKVTIPELFRSPLYRQPIAIAIMLQLSQQLSGINAVFYYSTKIFEKAGVQQPVYATIGAGVVNTAFTVVSLFVVERAGRRSLHLLGLLGMAGSAVLMTIALALLEKYDWMSYMSIVAIFAFVAFFEIGPGPIPWFIVAELFSQGPRPSAFAVAGFSNWTANFIVGMCFQYVEELCGAYVFIIFTVFLLCFFVFTYFKVPETKGRTFDEISAGFRQAASGAEKHSPEELNYLGADSQL, from the exons ATGGAGGACGGAAAG CAACTGACCTTCCCGCTGATGCTGACTGTCGGGACGGCTGTGATCGGCTCCCTTCAGTTCGGCTACAACACAGGTGTCATCAATGCCCCGCAAAAG ATCATTGAGGCCTTCTACAATCAGACATGGACTGATCGACATAATGAGAACATCCCTAAAACAACCATGACTACCCTGTGGTCTCTATCAGTGGCCATCTTCTCTGTGGGTGGCATTATTGGATCCTTCTCCGTCGGGCTGTTTGTTAACCGCTTTGGAAG gAGGAACTCCATGCTCATGGCTAATGTCCTGGCTTTCATCGCTGCAGCACTGATGGGCTTCTCTAAGATGGGGGCGTCCTGGGAGATGCTCATTAGTGGACGGTTCGTGGTGGGCCTTTACTCTGGCCTGTCCACTGGTTTTGTGCCCATGTACGTAGGTGAAGTGGCCCCCACAGCCCTCAGAGGAGCCCTGGGCACCCTTCACCAGTTGGGCATCGTTATTGGCATCCTCATGGCTCAG ATCTTTGGTATGGACGCAATCATGGGAAATGCTACCATGTGGCCATTCCTCCTTGGCTTCACCTTCATCCCAGCCCTGCTGCAGTGCTGTTTACTGCCCTTCTGCCCCGAGAGCCCTCGATTTCTCCTCATCATCCGCAACGAGGAAGACAAAGCCAAAGCAG TGCTTAAAAAGCTGCGCGGGATGACAGATGTGAGCGCAGACATGCAGGAGATGAAGGAGGAGAGCAGACAGATGATGAGAGAGAAGAAAGTGACCATTCCTGAACTGTTCCGCTCTCCGCTCTACCGACAGCCCATCGCTATAGCCATCATGCTGCAGCTGTCCCAGCAGCTTTCTGGAATCAATGCT GTATTCTACTACTCTACAAAGATCTTCGAGAAGGCAGGTGTGCAGCAGCCAGTTTACGCCACTATTGGAGCAGGAGTCGTCAACACAGCTTTCACTGTCGTGTCG CTGTTTGTGGTTGAGCGAGCGGGCCGCAGGTCTCTGCACCTCTTGGGACTGTTGGGAATGGCTGGATCTGCCGTACTGATGACCATCGCTCTTGCATTGCTG GAGAAGTACGACTGGATGTCCTACATGAGCATCGTAGCAATCTTTGCATTCGTGGCCTTCTTTGAGATCGGACCGGGCCCCATCCCATGGTTCATTGTGGCTGAACTGTTCAGTCAGGGCCCAAGACCCTCTGCTTTTGCTGTTGCTGGATTCTCCAACTGGACAGCGAACTTTATCGTGGGCATGTGCTTTCAGTATGTCGAG GAGCTCTGTGGGGCGTACGTGTTCATCATCTTCACCGTATTTTTACTGTGCTTCTTCGTCTTCACCTACTTCAAAGTCCCAGAGACCAAGGGCCGGACATTCGATGAAATCTCCGCCGGTTTTCGCCAGGCAGCATCAGGTGCTGAGAAGCACTCACCCGAGGAGCTCAACTACCTGGGGGCGGACTCTCAACTTTAA